A DNA window from Turicibacter sp. TJ11 contains the following coding sequences:
- a CDS encoding ISL3 family transposase: protein MSHSYFTRKLLNIKDKQITFEEDYFEEVKIHGVTSFIFKGILSYQPTHCEHCGTLFDSKFKKHGFKTSRIVIPKVSLHDTYLDLKKQRYYCGHCQSTFTLKTSIVEKNCFISYNTKHAIALEAQNKISESDIARRHQVSHSTVNRIIHSFYESQNLNFNFLPENLCFDEFKSVKSAQGHMSFIFCDADTKQIIDIIEDRRLSSLQTYFKRYTQEARSRVKHIVIDMYAPYISLIKELFPQAKIVLDPFHLVQHISRALNKTRIRFMKQFKKHSRKFKRYWRLFLKSHTLINTTTYRSVYCFKQPMREIDILNFLLDLSPELKATYDLYQDLLFALQTKNLERFHHLLQAKYPLISPEFQTAFQTFKTYQSYIENTLTTSYTNGPIEGINNKIKVIKRIAFGYRSFYHFKSRILITQNLTKPKVKILAA from the coding sequence ATGTCTCACTCCTATTTTACTAGAAAACTCTTAAATATTAAAGACAAACAGATCACCTTTGAAGAAGATTATTTTGAAGAGGTGAAGATTCATGGTGTGACTAGCTTCATTTTTAAAGGCATTTTATCTTATCAACCCACTCATTGCGAACACTGTGGGACACTATTTGATTCAAAGTTCAAAAAACATGGGTTTAAAACCTCTCGAATTGTCATTCCTAAAGTTTCACTCCATGATACTTATTTAGATTTAAAGAAACAACGTTACTACTGTGGGCATTGCCAATCTACCTTCACTCTAAAAACATCGATTGTTGAAAAGAACTGCTTCATTTCTTACAACACCAAACATGCCATTGCGTTAGAAGCACAAAATAAAATCTCGGAGTCAGATATTGCCCGTCGTCATCAAGTCTCTCATTCAACTGTGAATCGCATCATCCATAGCTTTTATGAGTCACAAAACTTAAACTTTAATTTTTTGCCTGAAAACCTTTGTTTTGATGAGTTTAAATCCGTTAAATCTGCCCAGGGGCATATGTCCTTTATCTTTTGCGATGCCGATACGAAACAAATCATTGATATCATTGAAGATCGACGTTTAAGTTCCCTTCAAACCTATTTTAAACGATATACCCAAGAAGCACGTTCTCGTGTCAAACATATTGTCATTGATATGTACGCCCCTTATATCAGCTTAATTAAGGAGCTTTTTCCTCAGGCCAAAATTGTCCTCGATCCATTCCATCTCGTTCAACATATTTCTCGTGCGTTAAATAAAACAAGGATTCGATTCATGAAACAATTCAAAAAACACAGTCGTAAATTTAAACGTTACTGGCGCTTATTCTTAAAGTCCCACACGTTAATTAATACCACCACTTATCGCTCCGTTTACTGTTTCAAACAACCGATGCGAGAAATTGATATCCTAAACTTTTTACTTGATTTATCTCCTGAATTAAAAGCAACCTATGATCTTTATCAAGACTTACTCTTCGCTCTTCAAACCAAAAACTTAGAGCGATTCCATCACTTACTTCAAGCTAAATATCCTCTGATTTCTCCTGAATTCCAAACCGCTTTTCAAACGTTTAAAACGTACCAGTCTTATATTGAAAACACACTGACCACTTCGTATACCAATGGTCCCATTGAAGGGATTAACAATAAAATTAAAGTCATTAAACGAATCGCTTTTGGCTATCGTAGTTTCTACCATTTTAAATCAAGAATTCTTATCACTCAAAACCTAACCAAACCCAAAGTAAAAATCCTAGCAGCTTAG
- a CDS encoding IS66 family transposase: MEEVHCQLHGEDCRCMNCGNEMKRMGKRIIRDEVCFVPARLYKKRYIAYTYACDCHDESIEAKPIRCAETPKAPIQRSFAGASVLAEVFHHKYILSIPCYRQVSEWARYGLSVSDKTLSNWIIIASHDWLRPIYDLLRKALVQNKVLHADETPYQILNRTDGKSATSQARIWLFRTIKNTEHPVAYYHADLTRERAVATTILEGFKGYLHCDGYSGYKNIPNISLVGCWAHVRRKFFEIPGNNGKAKKAVEYCDQIFSFEKTIKDLSPEQRQKQRQLIIKPVVEEFFDWLESFYAMKGKLQTAVMYALNQKVELLRFLDDGNLEASNNLAEQAIRPIAIGRKNYLFSTSMKGATANAMAYTIIETAKANSLNPSKYLTYLFEKLPNVDFIRNPDLLVGFLPWAKNVQENCG, translated from the coding sequence ATTGAAGAAGTTCATTGCCAATTACATGGGGAAGACTGCCGATGTATGAATTGTGGAAATGAAATGAAACGAATGGGGAAAAGGATCATTCGTGACGAAGTCTGTTTCGTTCCAGCCCGATTATATAAAAAGCGTTACATTGCTTATACTTATGCTTGTGATTGTCATGACGAATCTATCGAAGCTAAACCGATTCGTTGTGCCGAAACACCAAAAGCTCCGATTCAAAGAAGCTTTGCCGGAGCCAGTGTTTTAGCTGAAGTTTTTCATCATAAATACATCTTAAGTATTCCTTGTTATCGCCAGGTATCAGAATGGGCACGCTATGGATTGAGTGTGAGTGATAAAACCCTCTCTAATTGGATTATTATCGCTAGTCATGATTGGTTACGCCCCATTTATGATTTACTTAGAAAAGCGTTAGTCCAAAATAAGGTTTTACATGCGGATGAAACACCTTATCAAATCTTAAATCGAACAGATGGTAAATCAGCGACCTCTCAAGCACGGATTTGGTTATTCCGTACCATCAAAAATACCGAACATCCTGTGGCGTATTACCATGCCGATCTGACACGTGAACGTGCGGTGGCAACCACCATCTTAGAAGGATTCAAAGGATATCTTCATTGTGATGGTTATTCAGGATATAAAAATATCCCGAACATTTCATTAGTTGGGTGTTGGGCCCATGTCAGAAGAAAATTTTTCGAGATACCAGGAAACAACGGAAAAGCGAAAAAAGCAGTGGAGTACTGCGATCAAATCTTTAGCTTCGAAAAGACTATTAAAGATTTATCTCCTGAGCAACGTCAAAAGCAGCGCCAACTGATCATCAAACCTGTTGTGGAAGAATTTTTTGACTGGCTAGAATCGTTCTATGCCATGAAAGGAAAACTTCAAACAGCGGTGATGTATGCCTTAAATCAAAAGGTAGAACTTTTGCGCTTTTTAGACGATGGAAATCTTGAAGCCTCGAATAATCTAGCTGAACAAGCGATTCGCCCTATCGCGATTGGTCGTAAAAACTACCTCTTTTCAACCAGTATGAAAGGCGCGACTGCTAATGCGATGGCATACACGATCATTGAGACAGCCAAAGCAAACAGTCTAAATCCGTCTAAATATCTCACTTATCTTTTTGAAAAACTGCCAAATGTAGATTTCATACGAAATCCAGACTTGTTGGTGGGCTTTTTGCCATGGGCAAAAAACGTTCAAGAGAATTGTGGATAG
- a CDS encoding ABC transporter permease → MHESTKRLSYPYIVWISIMIIVPMILIFLYSIIDPGDGNPMAFRFTLDNYMKFFNSIYISTLARSLWIAFISTIFCLLLGYPLAWIIAQCSPKRQSSILLLFIMPMWINMLLRTYAWISILGKNGILNNILEFFHLAPIDIMYSDFAIILGMVYNFLPFMVLPIHTAITKVDKNLIYAARDLGANSRQVFTRVVFPLTLPGIITGVIMVFLPAVSTFVIPQLLGGGQYMMIGNLIEKQFLLTGNWYFGSALSMILMIFILLSIWLMKKFDTDKQAGGALPW, encoded by the coding sequence ATGCATGAATCAACAAAACGTTTAAGTTATCCGTACATCGTATGGATTTCGATTATGATAATCGTTCCAATGATCTTAATTTTCTTATACAGTATCATCGATCCAGGGGATGGAAATCCAATGGCCTTTCGCTTTACGCTTGATAATTATATGAAATTTTTTAATTCCATTTATATCTCGACGTTAGCTCGCTCATTATGGATTGCGTTTATTTCAACTATTTTTTGTTTGTTACTAGGATATCCACTTGCATGGATCATTGCTCAATGTTCACCCAAACGTCAGTCATCAATTCTTTTATTATTCATTATGCCGATGTGGATCAATATGCTACTTCGTACCTATGCATGGATTTCAATCTTAGGTAAAAATGGGATTTTAAATAATATTTTAGAGTTTTTCCATCTTGCACCAATTGATATTATGTATAGCGATTTTGCGATTATTTTAGGAATGGTTTATAACTTTTTACCATTCATGGTCTTACCAATTCACACGGCTATTACGAAAGTAGATAAAAATTTAATTTATGCTGCTCGTGATTTAGGGGCAAATAGTCGTCAAGTGTTTACTCGTGTTGTTTTTCCGTTAACGTTACCTGGAATTATTACGGGAGTTATTATGGTATTCTTACCTGCCGTTAGTACATTTGTGATCCCACAATTATTAGGGGGAGGACAGTACATGATGATTGGTAACTTAATCGAAAAACAATTCTTATTAACAGGGAACTGGTACTTTGGTTCAGCATTATCAATGATTTTAATGATCTTTATCTTGCTGTCAATTTGGTTAATGAAAAAATTTGATACCGATAAACAAGCAGGAGGTGCACTACCTTGGTAA
- a CDS encoding ECF-type riboflavin transporter substrate-binding protein, which translates to MNKKLPIKTVVAIGIGSAIFVVLSRFASIPTGIPNTSLETSYAILALIALLYGPLAGFATGLIGHFLKDVLIFGSPWMSWILASAMIGLVIGLASKQISIEDGIFGVKELIKFNLTQIVANIIGWFIIAPTLDVLIYAEPADKVYLQGIVAGCVNMVSIGILGSLLVTTYAKTRIPKGSLMMED; encoded by the coding sequence ATGAATAAAAAATTACCAATTAAAACCGTTGTGGCGATCGGGATTGGATCTGCCATTTTTGTGGTGTTATCACGATTTGCTTCGATTCCAACAGGGATTCCGAATACGAGTTTAGAGACGTCATATGCGATTTTAGCGTTAATTGCCCTTTTATATGGACCTTTAGCTGGATTTGCCACGGGACTCATCGGGCACTTTTTAAAAGATGTTTTAATTTTTGGTTCTCCATGGATGAGTTGGATTCTTGCTTCAGCTATGATTGGCTTAGTGATTGGACTTGCTTCTAAGCAAATTAGCATTGAAGATGGAATTTTTGGAGTTAAAGAATTAATTAAGTTCAATTTAACACAAATTGTGGCTAATATTATCGGATGGTTCATCATTGCTCCAACACTCGATGTTTTGATTTATGCAGAACCAGCGGATAAAGTGTATTTACAAGGAATCGTTGCTGGATGTGTGAATATGGTGAGCATTGGTATCTTAGGATCGTTACTTGTCACGACGTATGCAAAAACACGTATACCAAAAGGAAGTTTAATGATGGAAGACTAA
- a CDS encoding NAD(P)/FAD-dependent oxidoreductase: MNKYDVIIIGGGPAGLFAAIMCAANKNKKVALLEKNKSCGRKLLMAGAGKCNITQAGDIEHFLTCYGPNAKFLKHALLTFQNEDLLNFFRKRGLEFRTTEKGKVFPKSDKSQDVLNVLLQECQKRHVQMCYETKVESLEKVDDLFHLKTSQGDYESPVVIVATGGLSYPHTGSTGEGYVWAKSLGHKIIPTKPALTPLKIKNYELSDMSGTSFEDLSYTLWRQGKKIGSYQGDFLLTHTGVSGPGIINNSRFMQSGDVIKCNFVGAASIDEFRSDLTKKLNQGGKALVKSVVRELNLTKRFADKILELCEISDDLKCAELTKATRQNLLKHLTEYEMEVKELGGYHVAMVTTGGVSIKEISPKTMESKKVSQLYFIGEVLDIDGDTGGYNIQAAMSMAYIAAQAINKS, encoded by the coding sequence GTGAATAAATATGATGTGATCATTATTGGTGGTGGACCGGCAGGTTTATTTGCTGCGATCATGTGTGCGGCAAATAAAAATAAAAAGGTCGCCCTTTTAGAAAAAAATAAATCATGTGGTCGTAAATTACTCATGGCGGGTGCAGGAAAATGTAATATCACTCAAGCCGGAGATATCGAGCATTTTTTAACGTGCTATGGCCCAAATGCTAAGTTTTTAAAGCACGCACTTTTAACGTTTCAAAATGAAGATTTATTAAACTTCTTTAGAAAACGTGGGCTTGAATTTAGAACGACAGAAAAAGGAAAAGTATTTCCTAAATCAGACAAATCACAGGATGTGTTAAATGTTTTATTACAAGAGTGCCAAAAACGTCACGTTCAAATGTGTTATGAAACGAAAGTCGAATCATTAGAAAAAGTTGACGATTTATTTCATCTTAAAACGTCACAAGGCGATTATGAAAGTCCGGTTGTGATCGTCGCAACAGGGGGATTAAGTTATCCTCATACCGGTTCAACGGGAGAAGGGTATGTTTGGGCGAAGTCATTAGGACATAAAATTATTCCAACAAAACCGGCATTAACGCCATTAAAAATTAAAAATTATGAACTAAGCGATATGTCAGGAACATCGTTTGAAGACTTATCCTATACGTTATGGCGTCAAGGTAAAAAGATTGGATCTTATCAAGGGGATTTTCTTTTAACGCATACGGGTGTTTCAGGGCCTGGAATTATTAATAATTCTCGATTTATGCAATCAGGAGATGTCATTAAGTGTAACTTTGTTGGTGCAGCGTCTATTGACGAATTTAGAAGTGATTTAACTAAGAAGTTAAATCAAGGGGGGAAAGCGCTAGTTAAATCCGTTGTTCGTGAGTTAAATTTAACGAAACGATTTGCTGATAAAATTCTAGAATTATGTGAGATTTCTGATGATTTAAAATGTGCTGAACTAACAAAGGCAACCCGTCAAAATCTTTTAAAACATTTAACGGAATATGAAATGGAAGTTAAAGAATTAGGTGGTTATCACGTTGCGATGGTAACAACAGGTGGCGTTTCGATCAAAGAGATTTCTCCAAAGACGATGGAGTCTAAAAAGGTGAGTCAGCTTTATTTTATCGGTGAAGTGTTAGATATCGATGGTGATACGGGTGGTTATAATATCCAAGCTGCCATGTCGATGGCATATATCGCCGCACAAGCGATTAATAAATCATGA
- a CDS encoding transposase, whose protein sequence is MTELEQHLMEQNKALLEQVRQLTEQIQYLNKKLFGSSSEKTKVAEGQISLFDPDDFLKRQRQLKTKPSKKSRIDVKNKKEEKQN, encoded by the coding sequence ATGACAGAACTTGAACAACACTTAATGGAACAAAATAAGGCACTTCTAGAACAAGTTCGCCAATTAACTGAACAAATTCAGTATCTAAATAAAAAGCTATTTGGATCTTCGAGTGAAAAGACTAAAGTAGCCGAAGGCCAAATTTCATTATTTGATCCAGATGATTTTTTGAAGAGACAGAGACAACTGAAGACCAAACCGTCGAAGAAATCACGTATCGACGTAAAAAACAAAAAGGAAGAAAAGCAGAATTAA
- a CDS encoding ABC transporter ATP-binding protein has protein sequence MRKPVIEFENFSFQYRVQSSPTLKNINLKIYEGEKVVIVGPSGSGKSTIAHCINGLIPNIYKGTTSGAFKIKGQNALNHNIFERSNEVGTVLQNPDDQFIGLTVEEDIAFKLENLVVPQQEMIETVHKVAQLVDVDGHLSSSPHDLSGGQKQRVTLAGVLVDDIDILLFDEPLANLDPAAGLHTMTLIDEIHKQTNKTIIMIEHRLEDVLYKPVDRVIVVNQGELVADLTPNQLLASSLLQDVGIREPLYVTALKYAGCTITEEMNPQCLEQMDLTSCTDVVKNWFLTTDVHLPKTDQPIILEFKEVSFGYQPNQQTLKGVSFKIHEGEMISIVGKNGAGKSTISKLISGFYSPTSGTIEFKGEDLRQQTIKERAEKIGLVMQNPNQMISKTMIFDEVAFGLRIRGVNEEEVKRRVYETLKICGLYPYRNWPISALSFGQKKRVTIASILVLNPEILILDEPTAGQDLKHYTEIMEFLKELNERGITIIMITHDMHLMLEYTTRALVITHGELVGDDRTWHVLTNDELIKTAHLKRTSLYELANRIGDLPPVEFICKFISSDKAVRT, from the coding sequence ATGCGAAAGCCAGTCATTGAATTCGAAAATTTTAGCTTTCAATATCGAGTTCAGTCAAGCCCAACGCTTAAAAATATTAATCTAAAAATTTATGAGGGCGAGAAGGTTGTGATTGTTGGACCTTCTGGATCAGGAAAAAGTACGATTGCGCACTGTATTAATGGATTAATTCCAAATATTTATAAAGGAACAACAAGTGGAGCCTTTAAAATTAAAGGGCAAAATGCTTTAAATCATAATATTTTTGAACGTTCAAATGAAGTAGGAACGGTGTTACAAAATCCAGATGATCAATTTATTGGATTAACCGTCGAAGAGGATATTGCCTTTAAGTTAGAAAACTTAGTCGTTCCTCAACAAGAGATGATTGAAACAGTTCATAAAGTGGCACAATTAGTTGATGTGGATGGCCATCTTTCATCCTCACCGCATGATTTATCAGGTGGGCAAAAACAACGTGTGACGTTAGCAGGTGTTTTAGTCGATGATATCGATATTTTATTATTTGATGAACCGTTAGCAAATTTAGATCCTGCAGCGGGACTTCATACGATGACGTTAATTGATGAGATTCATAAACAAACGAATAAAACGATTATCATGATTGAACATCGTTTAGAAGATGTGTTATATAAACCCGTTGACCGAGTGATTGTGGTGAATCAAGGTGAACTTGTGGCTGATCTAACGCCGAATCAATTACTCGCTTCCTCTTTACTTCAAGACGTTGGAATTCGAGAACCCCTTTATGTCACTGCGTTAAAATATGCAGGATGCACCATTACAGAGGAAATGAATCCACAATGTCTAGAGCAGATGGATTTAACGTCATGTACGGACGTGGTTAAAAATTGGTTTTTAACGACGGATGTTCATTTACCAAAGACCGATCAACCGATAATTTTAGAATTTAAAGAGGTTAGTTTTGGTTATCAGCCGAATCAACAAACGTTAAAAGGCGTTTCCTTTAAAATTCATGAAGGCGAAATGATTAGTATTGTTGGAAAAAATGGGGCTGGAAAATCAACGATTTCAAAATTAATTAGTGGATTTTATTCACCAACCAGTGGAACGATTGAGTTTAAAGGTGAAGATTTACGTCAACAAACGATTAAAGAACGTGCTGAAAAGATTGGATTAGTGATGCAAAATCCAAATCAAATGATTTCAAAAACGATGATTTTTGATGAAGTTGCCTTTGGTCTACGTATTCGTGGGGTGAATGAGGAAGAAGTCAAACGTCGTGTGTATGAAACGTTAAAAATTTGTGGCTTATATCCTTATCGTAATTGGCCGATTTCTGCTTTAAGTTTTGGGCAGAAAAAACGAGTAACGATTGCCTCAATTTTAGTTTTAAATCCAGAAATTTTAATTTTAGATGAGCCAACAGCAGGTCAAGATCTAAAGCACTATACGGAAATTATGGAGTTTTTAAAAGAACTCAATGAACGAGGAATTACGATTATCATGATTACTCACGACATGCATTTAATGCTTGAGTATACGACACGTGCTCTTGTGATTACTCATGGTGAGTTAGTCGGTGATGATCGGACGTGGCATGTGTTAACGAATGATGAGTTAATTAAAACGGCTCATTTAAAGAGAACGTCATTATATGAATTAGCGAATCGAATTGGAGATTTACCTCCAGTTGAATTTATCTGTAAGTTTATTTCAAGTGATAAGGCGGTGAGAACGTAA
- a CDS encoding ABC transporter substrate-binding protein translates to MKKLMMMFIASFILLLTACSGDTRERLYVYNVGEYIDREVLTLFEEEFNCEVVYELYDSNETMYQKIKAGGTHYDVAFPSDYMVEKMIKEDLVLPLDYSKIPNFKYISDQYKNLPYDPENLYTVPYFWGTVGILYDKTVVNEPVDSWSILWDETYKGNIFMYDSQRDSLMVALKLLGYSMNTQNVDELEEAKQLLIEQRPLVYAYVTDQVIDNMIAGNAALAVVYSGDATYIMDENENMEYAIPKEGSNIWVDSMVIPSTAQNVELAHEFINFMQRPEIALMNTEYVMYSSPNTEVLAMVSEDEWTQNEAYSPSQELLDSLPMETFRDPGEFIKQYDDIWTQVLAAPNR, encoded by the coding sequence ATGAAAAAATTAATGATGATGTTTATTGCCTCATTTATCTTACTGTTAACAGCTTGCTCGGGAGATACTCGAGAACGATTATATGTTTATAATGTGGGTGAATATATTGATCGAGAAGTTTTAACACTTTTTGAAGAAGAATTCAACTGTGAAGTTGTTTATGAATTATATGATTCAAATGAGACGATGTATCAAAAAATCAAGGCTGGAGGAACGCATTATGACGTAGCGTTTCCTTCAGATTATATGGTTGAGAAAATGATTAAAGAAGATTTAGTTCTTCCCTTAGATTATAGTAAAATTCCTAACTTTAAGTATATTAGTGATCAGTATAAAAACTTACCTTACGATCCTGAGAACTTATATACTGTGCCATACTTTTGGGGAACGGTTGGAATTTTATATGATAAAACAGTCGTAAATGAACCTGTTGATTCATGGTCTATCTTATGGGACGAAACATATAAAGGAAATATTTTTATGTATGATAGTCAGCGTGATTCATTAATGGTTGCCTTAAAGTTATTAGGTTATTCGATGAATACGCAAAATGTTGACGAATTAGAAGAGGCAAAACAACTTTTAATTGAACAACGTCCATTAGTTTATGCTTATGTAACCGATCAAGTCATTGATAATATGATTGCGGGGAATGCAGCGTTAGCCGTTGTTTACTCAGGTGATGCGACTTATATTATGGATGAAAACGAAAATATGGAGTATGCGATCCCTAAAGAAGGATCAAACATTTGGGTCGATTCAATGGTCATTCCATCAACAGCTCAAAATGTTGAGTTAGCACATGAATTTATTAACTTCATGCAACGTCCAGAGATTGCCTTAATGAATACAGAGTATGTCATGTATTCAAGTCCCAATACTGAAGTTTTAGCGATGGTATCGGAAGATGAATGGACACAAAATGAAGCGTATAGTCCATCTCAAGAGTTATTAGATTCTTTACCAATGGAAACGTTCCGAGATCCAGGAGAATTTATCAAACAGTATGATGATATTTGGACACAAGTATTAGCTGCTCCTAATCGATAA
- a CDS encoding ABC transporter permease, with protein sequence MVNKWLSRLYLAIMFLFLYAPIAVLIVFSFNESKSSGKWTGFSLQWYEELFKDSQMQTAVFYTVIVAVIATVISTFIGTFTSIGIYKLTKKTKAFVLNINYLPVISPDIVLAVALMMLFKTVRLEFGFTTMLLAHIMFCIPYVVLSVLPRLYAMNQNMAEAAMDLGATPMQAIRKVVIPEIMPGIMAGALMAFTMSIDDFVISYFTAGNGVTNLSIEVYSMAKRGIRPTVNALATIMVSLILVSVLVANNLSIRKKREV encoded by the coding sequence TTGGTAAATAAATGGCTTTCTCGATTATATTTAGCAATTATGTTCTTATTTTTATATGCACCGATTGCTGTATTAATTGTATTTTCATTTAATGAATCAAAATCAAGTGGAAAATGGACAGGGTTCTCACTACAGTGGTATGAAGAATTATTCAAAGATAGTCAAATGCAAACGGCTGTTTTTTATACCGTGATTGTCGCTGTGATAGCGACAGTTATTTCAACTTTCATTGGAACTTTTACATCAATTGGGATTTATAAATTAACAAAAAAGACAAAAGCTTTTGTTTTAAATATTAACTACTTACCTGTTATTAGTCCAGACATTGTGTTAGCAGTTGCCTTAATGATGTTATTTAAGACAGTTAGATTAGAGTTTGGATTTACGACGATGTTATTAGCTCATATTATGTTCTGTATTCCATATGTCGTTTTATCTGTTTTACCTCGTTTATATGCGATGAATCAAAATATGGCTGAAGCAGCGATGGACTTAGGGGCAACACCGATGCAAGCCATTCGAAAAGTCGTTATTCCAGAAATTATGCCTGGAATCATGGCGGGTGCGTTAATGGCATTTACGATGTCAATTGATGATTTTGTTATTAGTTACTTTACGGCAGGAAACGGTGTAACTAACTTATCGATTGAAGTTTACTCAATGGCGAAACGTGGAATTCGACCAACGGTTAATGCATTAGCTACGATTATGGTGAGTTTAATCTTAGTTTCGGTTTTAGTTGCAAATAATTTATCAATTAGAAAGAAAAGGGAGGTCTAA
- the tnpB gene encoding IS66 family insertion sequence element accessory protein TnpB (TnpB, as the term is used for proteins encoded by IS66 family insertion elements, is considered an accessory protein, since TnpC, encoded by a neighboring gene, is a DDE family transposase.), giving the protein MLVNFTEVQNIFIVCGHTDMRCGIDGLANLVSDKYNLDLFDDAIFLFCGRKKDRYKALYWDHDGFMLFYKRIENGHLQWPKDQDEVKKLTSQELRWLLEGLSIQQPKAIKPAKTGDLY; this is encoded by the coding sequence ATGCTCGTTAATTTTACAGAAGTTCAAAACATCTTCATTGTTTGCGGTCACACCGATATGCGTTGTGGAATTGATGGCTTAGCGAATTTAGTTTCAGATAAATATAATCTAGACTTATTTGACGATGCCATCTTCTTGTTTTGTGGAAGAAAAAAAGATCGCTACAAAGCTTTATACTGGGATCATGACGGATTTATGTTATTTTATAAACGAATTGAGAACGGTCATCTACAATGGCCAAAAGATCAAGATGAGGTTAAGAAATTAACGTCCCAGGAATTACGCTGGTTATTAGAAGGTCTCTCTATTCAACAACCTAAAGCCATCAAACCAGCTAAAACTGGTGACCTATATTAA
- a CDS encoding energy-coupling factor transporter transmembrane protein EcfT yields the protein MNAKLLAYIDIDSPIHRLTGSTKLICFLLWSITAMLSYDTRVLVSMLILSFVIFKISKVDFKDIAFVFYFILVFLLFNNLAVFFFSPLEGVAIYGTQHNLVKLIGPYVITTEQLFYQFNMTIKYLTIIPIGLIFLATTNPSEFAASLNKLGISYRIAYSVSIAMRYIPDIQRDFIEIAQAQQARGIDLSSKEKLSKRVKNMGAILFPLILTSLERIETISYAMELRAFGKHKKRTFYNARPLQKSDVIVLIGMIVLMAVFLWVTFSNGTRFYNPFI from the coding sequence ATGAATGCTAAATTATTAGCTTATATTGACATTGATTCTCCCATTCATCGCTTAACAGGAAGTACAAAACTCATTTGTTTTTTATTGTGGTCGATCACAGCGATGTTAAGTTATGATACACGTGTCTTAGTCAGTATGTTAATTTTAAGCTTTGTCATCTTTAAAATTTCAAAAGTAGATTTTAAAGATATCGCATTTGTTTTTTATTTTATTTTAGTGTTCTTACTTTTTAATAATCTAGCGGTCTTTTTCTTTTCACCACTAGAAGGAGTCGCCATCTATGGAACACAGCACAATCTAGTTAAACTGATCGGTCCTTATGTCATTACGACGGAACAATTATTCTATCAGTTTAATATGACGATTAAATACTTAACCATTATTCCGATCGGGCTCATTTTCTTAGCAACGACGAATCCAAGTGAATTTGCTGCCTCATTAAATAAGTTAGGAATTAGTTATCGAATTGCTTATTCGGTTTCAATAGCCATGCGTTATATTCCAGATATTCAGCGTGATTTTATTGAAATCGCCCAAGCACAACAAGCAAGAGGAATCGATTTATCCTCTAAAGAAAAGCTAAGTAAGCGCGTGAAAAATATGGGAGCTATTTTATTTCCGCTTATTTTAACAAGCTTAGAACGTATTGAAACGATTAGTTATGCCATGGAATTACGTGCGTTTGGAAAACATAAAAAACGAACGTTTTATAACGCTCGTCCTCTTCAAAAATCGGATGTCATTGTTTTAATTGGTATGATTGTCTTAATGGCTGTCTTTTTATGGGTGACCTTTAGTAATGGCACACGTTTTTATAATCCATTTATCTAA